The following proteins come from a genomic window of Acinonyx jubatus isolate Ajub_Pintada_27869175 chromosome C1, VMU_Ajub_asm_v1.0, whole genome shotgun sequence:
- the C1QA gene encoding complement C1q subcomponent subunit A — protein sequence MEAPWGWLVVCVLATSLTFTVTQDVCRAPDGKAGAPGAPGRPGRPGLKGEQGEPGAPGVRTGIQGLKGDQGDPGPPGNPGNMGFPGPSGSLGLPGIPGVKGIKGNPGNIKDQPRPAFSAIRRNPPMSGNIVIFDTVVTNQEGPYHNNTGQFICAVSGYYYFTFQVVSKWDICLSIVSSGRDQAQRSLGFCDANSKGIFQVVSGSTVLKLQRGDRVWIERDPAQGRIYQGPEVDSVFSGFLVFPSI from the exons ATGGAGGCCCCATGGGGCTGGCTGGTGGTCTGCGTGCTGGCCACATCCCTGACCTTTACAGTGACCCAGGATGTGTGCCGAGCACCAGATGGGAAGGCTGGGGCCCCAGGAGCGCCTGGCCGACCCGGACGGCCAGGCCTCAAGGGGGAGCAAGGGGAGCCAG gggcacctggtgtcCGGACGGGCATCCAGGGCCTTAAAGGAGACCAGGGGGACCCTGGGCCCCCTGGAAACCCTGGCAACATGGGCTTCCCTGGGCCCAGTGGCTCCCTGGGTCTCCCTGGCATCCCGGGAGTGAAAGGCATCAAGGGCAACCCGGGCAACATCAAGGACCAGCCACGGCCAGCCTTCTCGGCCATCAGGCGGAACCCACCAATGAGTGGCAACATCGTCATCTTCGACACGGTCGTCACCAACCAGGAAGGCCCGTACCATAATAACACGGGCCAGTTCATCTGTGCTGTGTCCGGCTACTACTATTTCACTTTCCAGGTGGTGTCCAAGTGGGACATCTGCCTGTCCATCGTGTCCTCTGGGAGGGACCAGGCCCAGCGCTCCTTGGGCTTCTGTGACGCCAACAGCAAGGGAATCTTCCAGGTGGTGTCCGGGAGCACGGTTCTCAAGTTACAGCGCGGCGATCGGGTCTGGATCGAAAGAGACCCCGCCCAGGGCCGGATTTACCAGGGCCCTGAGGTGGACAGCGTCTTCAGTGGCTTCCTCGTCTTCCCATCCATCTGA
- the C1QC gene encoding complement C1q subcomponent subunit C: MDTVSSSRPPLGLNLLVLLLVLPLGGQASTGCYGIPGMPGLPGAPGKDGHDGLPGPKGEPGIPAIPGTQGPKGQKGERGTPGHPGKNGPTGMAGSPGVPGLMGPPGEPGEEGRYKQKHQSVFTVTRQTSQYPTANSLVKFNVAITNPQGDYDTSTGKFTCRVPGLYYFVYHTSQTANLCVLLYRSGVRVTTFCDHLSNRKQVSSGGVLLQLQAGEQVWLAVNDYNGMVGTEGSDSVFSGFLLFPD; encoded by the exons ATGGACACGGTGTCCAGCTCCCGGCCCCCCCTTGGACTAAACCTGCTGGTGCTCTTGCTGGTGCTGCCACTTGGGGGCCAGGCCAGCACAGGCTGCTATGGGATCCCCGGGATGCCAGGCCTGCCGGGGGCCCCAGGGAAGGACGGACACGATGGCCTGCCAGGGCCCAAGGGTGAGCCAG GAATCCCAGCTATCCCTGGAACTCAAGGACCCAAGGGTCAGAAGGGAGAACGCGGCACACCTGGGCATCCCGGGAAAAATGGCCCCACGGGAATGGCTGGTAGTCCAGGGGTTCCCGGCCTCATGGGACCCCCTGGGGAGCCGGGCGAGGAGGGCAGATACAAGCAGAAGCACCAGTCTGTCTTCACGGTCACACGGCAGACATCCCAGTACCCCACGGCCAACAGCCTGGTCAAGTTCAACGTAGCCATCACCAACCCGCAGGGCGATTATGACACAAGCACCGGCAAGTTCACCTGCAGAGTCCCGGGTCTTTACTACTTTGTGTACCACACGTCGCAGACGGCCAACCTGTGCGTGCTGCTGTACCGGAGTGGTGTCAGGGTGACCACCTTCTGTGACCACCTGTCCAACAGGAAGCAGGTCAGCTCGGGCGGTGTGCTGCTGCAGCTACAGGCGGGTGAGCAGGTATGGCTGGCGGTCAATGACTACAACGGCATGGTGGGCACCGAAGGCTCGGACAGCGTCTTCTCTGGCTTCCTGCTCTTTCCTGACTAG
- the C1QB gene encoding complement C1q subcomponent subunit B, protein MKTVRDGVLASLLLLLLLFLFLLEVSWAQSSCTGHPAIPGIPGIPGAPGSPGTPGTPGIKGEKGLPGLAGDHGEFGEKGDPGIPGNPGKVGPKGPVGPKGSPGPPGARGPKGESGDYKATQKIAFCAKRTINSALRRDQAIRFDQVITNLNNNYESRSGKFTCRVPGIYYFTYHASSRGNLCVNLMRGREQMQKVVTFCDYVHNTFQVSTGSMVLKLKQGENVFLQATDKNSLVGIEGANSIFSGFLLFPDVEA, encoded by the exons ATGAAGACCGTGAGGGATGGCGTCTTAGcatccctgctgctgctgctgctgctgttcctgTTTCTGCTTGAGGTCTCTTGGGCCCAAAGCAGCTGCACCGGGCACCCGGCCATCCCCGGCATCCCGGGCATTCCCGGGGCACCGGGCTCTCCTGGCACACCCGGGACCCCAGggataaaaggagagaaag GGCTGCCAGGGCTGGCTGGAGACCATGGTGAGTTTGGGGAGAAGGGAGACCCAGGGATTCCTGGGAATCCAGGAAAAGTAGGCCCCAAGGGCCCCGTTGGCCCCAAAGGTTCCCCAGGGCCCCCCGGAGCCCGCGGCCCCAAGGGTGAATCAGGAGACTACAAGGCCACACAGAAAATCGCCTTCTGTGCCAAGAGGACCATCAACAGTGCCCTTCGGCGGGACCAGGCCATCCGCTTTGACCAGGTGATCACCAACCTGAACAACAACTACGAATCTCGAAGCGGCAAGTTCACCTGCAGGGTGCCCGGCATTTACTACTTCACCTACCATGCCAGCTCGCGAGGAAACCTCTGCGTGAACCTCATGCGGGGCCGGGAGCAAATGCAGAAGGTGGTTACCTTCTGCGACTACGTCCACAACACCTTCCAGGTCTCCACGGGCAGCATGGTCCTCAAGCTGAAGCAGGGGGAGAACGTCTTCCTGCAGGCCACTGACAAGAACTCCCTGGTGGGCATAGAAGGTGCCAACAGCATCTTCTCTGGGTTCCTGCTCTTCCCAGATGTGGAGGCATGA